The Nostoc sp. 'Lobaria pulmonaria (5183) cyanobiont' genome window below encodes:
- a CDS encoding aldo/keto reductase has protein sequence MQPPSRVSQTRLTATEQGKNNIFHNDVLLSIAGKYGKSVAQVILRWLTQRDVVAIPKSVRKERMSENFNVFDFELSANDMDAVAMLDSKQSAFFDHRDPAIVKALGTIKIHD, from the coding sequence ATCCAGCCGCCTTCGCGTGTCAGCCAAACACGGTTAACCGCGACAGAACAAGGCAAAAACAACATCTTCCACAACGACGTTTTGCTGTCCATCGCCGGAAAATACGGCAAAAGCGTGGCTCAGGTCATCCTGCGCTGGCTGACGCAACGCGATGTGGTGGCGATTCCCAAGTCGGTTCGCAAAGAACGTATGTCCGAAAACTTCAACGTTTTCGACTTCGAGCTAAGCGCCAACGACATGGATGCAGTTGCGATGTTGGATAGCAAGCAAAGCGCCTTCTTTGACCATCGTGATCCCGCCATCGTAAAAGCGTTGGGCACCATAAAGATCCATGACTGA
- a CDS encoding aldo/keto reductase: MPNRRQLLGAGLGLAAASVLARGATTAQAQQAGQATGAQGATGQNANESQQMARRRLGSLEVSTLGLGVQNMSRTYQQTIPTRSEMFNIIRTAFDRGITFYDAAEAYGPHEVERILGEGVAPFRDKVAIASKFGWNIDLETGERRPGLNSRPDHIKLAVEGMLKRLRTDRIDLLYQHRVDPQVPIEDVAGAVKDLMAQGKVLHWGLSEMGPNTLRRAHAVLPVSAVQNEYSLLWRGPEDVVIPLCQELGIGFVPWSPLGVGFLTGAIDANTRFADGDIRGIESRFSPENLPHNLTLVDLVKSWAVRKQATPAQISLAWLMAQKPWIVPIPGTTQMPHMIENIGAAAVRFTPAELAELNRSVSAIQIRGARLPDAVLVFSGVEAPSKN, translated from the coding sequence ATGCCAAATCGTCGCCAGTTGCTCGGCGCGGGACTGGGACTGGCCGCAGCGTCGGTGCTGGCTCGCGGGGCCACGACCGCGCAGGCCCAGCAAGCCGGACAAGCTACCGGGGCGCAGGGCGCCACAGGACAAAACGCCAATGAGTCACAGCAAATGGCGCGACGCAGACTCGGCTCTTTGGAAGTCTCGACCCTCGGACTCGGCGTTCAAAACATGAGCCGCACCTATCAACAGACGATCCCCACCCGATCCGAGATGTTCAACATCATTCGGACAGCCTTTGATCGTGGCATCACCTTTTACGACGCCGCGGAGGCTTACGGTCCTCATGAGGTGGAACGGATACTCGGTGAAGGTGTAGCGCCGTTCCGAGACAAGGTTGCGATCGCATCCAAGTTCGGCTGGAACATCGATCTCGAAACGGGCGAGCGCCGTCCGGGACTCAACAGCCGCCCCGACCATATCAAATTGGCCGTCGAGGGGATGCTCAAGCGCCTTCGCACCGACCGCATCGATCTCCTCTACCAGCACCGAGTCGACCCCCAGGTGCCAATCGAAGATGTCGCCGGCGCGGTCAAGGATCTGATGGCGCAAGGCAAGGTTTTGCACTGGGGCCTATCCGAGATGGGGCCGAACACATTGCGCCGCGCTCATGCCGTGCTGCCCGTTAGCGCCGTTCAGAACGAGTACTCGTTGCTGTGGCGTGGGCCGGAAGATGTAGTCATCCCGCTCTGCCAGGAACTCGGCATCGGCTTCGTCCCGTGGAGTCCGCTTGGCGTGGGTTTTCTGACCGGCGCCATTGACGCAAATACGCGGTTCGCTGACGGTGACATTCGCGGCATTGAATCCCGGTTCTCGCCAGAGAATCTGCCCCACAACCTGACGCTCGTTGACTTGGTGAAAAGCTGGGCCGTGCGAAAACAAGCCACTCCCGCCCAAATCTCGCTGGCATGGCTGATGGCGCAGAAGCCGTGGATCGTGCCCATCCCCGGCACGACACAGATGCCGCATATGATCGAGAACATCGGCGCGGCTGCCGTTCGATTCACACCTGCCGAACTTGCCGAACTGAATCGGTCTGTTTCGGCGATCCAGATCCGTGGGGCGCGCCTCCCAGACGCAGTGCTGGTCTTCTCGGGTGTAGAGGCGCCTTCAAAGAACTGA
- a CDS encoding aldo/keto reductase → MQKVVLNNGLEMPILGFGVFQMTDLEECERSVSDAIKVGYRLIDTAASYGNEEAVGKAIQKSGVARDEIFITTKLWIQDADYESTKKAFQRSLDKLRLDYLDLYLIHQPYGDVYGAWRAMQELYREGRTKAIGVSNFYPDRLIDLIIHNEVVPAVNQIETHPFHQQIETQKFLQENKVQIESWGPFAEGKNNIFSNELLLSIAGKYQKTIAQVILRWLTQRGVVAIPKSVRTERMVENFNIFDFELSPEDMNAIISLDTNKSSFFDHRDPDMVRMLGTAKRNT, encoded by the coding sequence ATGCAGAAGGTTGTCTTGAACAACGGGTTGGAAATGCCCATTTTGGGATTCGGTGTCTTCCAAATGACTGATCTGGAAGAGTGCGAAAGAAGCGTCTCGGACGCGATTAAAGTTGGCTACCGTCTGATTGACACGGCAGCTTCTTACGGCAACGAAGAAGCCGTCGGCAAAGCCATCCAAAAGAGCGGCGTGGCGCGAGACGAGATTTTCATCACCACTAAGCTCTGGATTCAGGATGCCGATTACGAAAGCACCAAGAAGGCTTTCCAACGATCATTGGACAAGCTGAGATTGGATTACCTAGACTTGTATCTGATCCACCAGCCTTACGGCGACGTTTACGGTGCGTGGCGGGCAATGCAAGAGTTGTATCGAGAGGGTCGCACCAAAGCCATCGGTGTCAGCAACTTCTATCCCGATCGGCTCATAGACCTTATCATTCATAACGAAGTGGTTCCGGCGGTAAATCAAATCGAGACCCATCCCTTCCACCAGCAAATTGAAACCCAAAAATTTTTACAGGAAAACAAGGTTCAGATTGAATCCTGGGGACCGTTTGCTGAAGGTAAGAACAACATTTTCAGCAATGAACTACTACTTTCGATCGCCGGGAAATACCAGAAAACCATTGCTCAGGTGATTCTGCGCTGGCTGACACAAAGAGGAGTGGTGGCGATTCCGAAATCCGTTCGGACGGAAAGGATGGTTGAGAACTTCAACATTTTCGATTTTGAGCTAAGTCCCGAAGATATGAATGCGATTATCTCGCTGGACACGAACAAGAGCAGCTTCTTCGACCATCGCGACCCCGACATGGTGAGAATGTTAGGAACTGCCAAACGCAACACCTAA
- a CDS encoding NAD(P)-dependent alcohol dehydrogenase has translation MYNTKAYSATSATSPLSSTKIERRDPTEHDVQIEILFCGICHSDLHSVRNEWSSIMSTVYPIVPGHEIVGRVTKVGSAVTKYKPGDLAAVGCLVDSDGTCPNCKAGLENFCPNQILTFGSPDKHLGGVTYGGYSDSVVVDERFVLRVPSNLDLPGVAPLLCAGITTYSPLRHWGVTKGKKVGVVGLGGLGHMGVKFARAFGAHVVVFTTSPNKKEDALRLGADEVVVSRNADEMQKHTGSFDFILDTISADHDINAYLNLLTRDGNITLVGAPAKPLDVSAFSLIMGRRSLSGSNIGGIAETQEMLDFCGEHNITADVEVIPIQKVNEAYERLLKSDVKYRFCIDMASLKSE, from the coding sequence ATGTACAACACAAAAGCTTATTCCGCAACCAGTGCAACATCACCCCTGTCCTCCACCAAGATCGAGCGTCGCGATCCAACCGAACACGACGTGCAGATCGAAATCCTCTTCTGCGGCATCTGCCACTCCGACCTCCATTCGGTGCGTAACGAGTGGAGCAGCATCATGTCCACAGTCTACCCGATTGTCCCCGGTCATGAGATTGTCGGCCGCGTCACCAAGGTCGGCTCGGCAGTTACCAAGTACAAGCCCGGCGATCTCGCCGCGGTCGGTTGCCTGGTCGATTCAGATGGTACCTGCCCGAACTGCAAAGCTGGGCTTGAGAATTTCTGCCCGAACCAGATCCTCACTTTCGGCTCCCCAGACAAGCACCTTGGAGGTGTTACTTATGGTGGCTACTCCGATAGCGTCGTCGTCGATGAACGCTTCGTTTTGCGCGTTCCCTCCAACCTCGATCTCCCTGGAGTCGCGCCACTCCTCTGCGCCGGGATTACAACCTACTCCCCCTTGCGCCACTGGGGTGTCACCAAGGGCAAGAAAGTTGGTGTGGTCGGTCTTGGTGGACTGGGCCACATGGGCGTGAAGTTCGCCCGTGCGTTCGGTGCCCACGTCGTCGTCTTCACCACCTCGCCCAACAAAAAGGAAGACGCGCTCCGCCTTGGTGCCGATGAAGTGGTCGTCTCCCGCAACGCCGACGAGATGCAGAAGCACACAGGCAGCTTCGACTTCATCCTCGACACCATTTCCGCCGATCACGACATCAACGCCTATCTTAACCTGCTCACCCGCGACGGCAACATTACCCTTGTTGGCGCACCCGCAAAACCCCTGGATGTCTCGGCATTTAGCCTGATCATGGGCCGCCGCAGTCTCTCCGGCTCAAACATCGGTGGCATCGCCGAAACCCAGGAAATGCTTGACTTTTGCGGCGAGCATAACATCACCGCAGATGTCGAAGTCATCCCCATCCAGAAGGTCAACGAAGCCTACGAGCGACTGCTCAAGTCCGATGTGAAGTACCGCTTTTGTATTGATATGGCATCCCTTAAATCTGAATAA
- a CDS encoding (R)-mandelonitrile lyase has protein sequence MASSEGIKKMDIKRSGSQPSAKGQAEYFTGTVRVDPLFEAHDPARTSGASVTFEPGARTAWHTHALGQTLIVTAGCGLVQRWDGSIEEIRPGDAIWISPGEKHWHGATATTSMTHIAIQEWLDGKPVDWLEKVSDEQYQTPKVDK, from the coding sequence ATGGCATCAAGTGAAGGAATTAAGAAAATGGACATTAAAAGAAGTGGCTCACAGCCTTCCGCCAAAGGGCAGGCTGAGTATTTTACCGGCACTGTCCGCGTTGACCCCCTGTTCGAGGCACACGATCCAGCACGCACGTCTGGAGCCAGTGTCACATTTGAGCCTGGTGCTCGGACAGCATGGCACACTCACGCGTTGGGACAAACCTTAATCGTGACGGCTGGCTGTGGCCTCGTACAACGCTGGGACGGCTCGATCGAGGAAATTCGACCGGGAGACGCGATCTGGATCTCGCCGGGTGAGAAGCATTGGCACGGTGCTACAGCAACCACGTCCATGACGCACATCGCCATTCAGGAATGGCTCGACGGCAAGCCCGTGGACTGGCTGGAAAAGGTCAGCGACGAACAATACCAGACGCCAAAAGTAGACAAATAG
- a CDS encoding AraC family transcriptional regulator yields MNAAKTSEKSDIDLMNDPQAKREADRAQANRDELTERIAQAIRQDGTIEPHRGLHFNRSSSPSEPCHSVSIPAFCAIAQGSKEVLLGSDRYQYDPMHYLLATVELPIVSQILEASKAQPYFSVRLDLDPTLVGSVMVEAGYPSSRSRADVKAIDVSPLNANLLDAVVRLVRLLDSPAEAHVLAPLIKREIIYRLLMGEQGNRLRHIAVLGGYTYHIARAVARLRKDFNEPIKIESIAREMGMSVSGFHHHFKSVTAMSPLQFQKQLRLQEARRLMLGESLDASSAAYRVGYDDASHFNREYKRLFGAPPMRDVERLREAARETASSI; encoded by the coding sequence ATGAACGCTGCCAAAACGAGTGAAAAGTCCGATATCGATTTAATGAATGACCCGCAGGCAAAGCGCGAGGCAGACAGAGCGCAAGCCAACAGAGACGAACTGACTGAGCGGATTGCACAGGCGATTCGTCAGGATGGGACGATTGAGCCGCACAGAGGATTGCACTTCAACCGCTCCTCCTCGCCTTCGGAACCCTGTCATAGTGTCTCTATCCCTGCCTTTTGTGCGATCGCTCAGGGCAGTAAAGAAGTTCTTCTGGGTAGCGATCGCTATCAGTACGACCCGATGCATTATCTGCTTGCTACGGTTGAACTGCCGATTGTCAGCCAAATTCTGGAAGCGTCCAAGGCGCAACCGTACTTTAGCGTTCGCCTCGATCTTGACCCCACCCTCGTTGGTTCAGTGATGGTCGAGGCAGGGTATCCCTCATCGCGTAGCCGTGCTGATGTGAAAGCGATTGACGTAAGTCCGTTGAATGCAAATCTGTTGGACGCTGTGGTGCGGCTCGTCAGGCTTCTAGATTCCCCTGCTGAAGCTCATGTTCTCGCACCACTGATTAAGCGGGAAATCATTTACCGACTCCTGATGGGAGAGCAAGGTAATCGGCTCCGTCATATTGCAGTTCTGGGTGGCTATACCTACCATATCGCCAGAGCCGTCGCGCGACTTCGTAAAGACTTTAACGAGCCGATCAAGATTGAAAGCATCGCACGAGAGATGGGAATGAGTGTTTCGGGTTTTCACCATCACTTCAAGTCTGTCACTGCAATGAGTCCCTTGCAGTTCCAGAAGCAACTGCGGCTCCAGGAGGCTCGCCGTCTGATGCTGGGGGAAAGCCTTGACGCTAGCAGTGCTGCCTACCGAGTGGGGTACGACGATGCCTCGCACTTCAACCGGGAGTACAAGCGGCTCTTTGGTGCACCACCGATGCGCGATGTAGAACGGCTGCGAGAAGCTGCTAGGGAGACTGCTAGTTCAATATGA
- a CDS encoding lysophospholipid acyltransferase family protein, translating to MPRSIQSTQPPLKFIPQRLNPLVLQIFRWLLPIALRFRTRPWLPAGIVKIEAKNVEVLAELYQQFQAGKIRFLLAFRHPEVEDPLCMLYLLSRIVPQVARQKGITLKPLVHSYFLYDRGMTVWAGKWLGWLFSLLGGVPVRRGRRLDRQAIQNARELFANGELPIAVAPEGGTNGHSGIVSPLEPGVAQMGFWCVEDLEKANRSETVIVVPIAIQYRYVEPPWSKIDWLLSKLEADSGLKVLEIDSGNSEEIYYQRLCRLAEYLITEMEEFYRRFYHQDIPKSISTDESASANQVLIARLHCLLDKALQVTEQYFGVQAQGNFIDRCRRLEEAGWSYIYRDDLPDINALPPFKRGLADWIAEEADLRMRHMRIVESFVAVTATYIQEQPTAERFAETALLVFDMLSRIQDTTLPGRPRLGLRQTQITVGEPISVTERFRNCQGDRQASRQAVSDLTQDLQIALEKMIR from the coding sequence TTGCCTAGATCGATTCAGTCTACTCAACCACCACTGAAATTTATTCCCCAACGGTTGAATCCGCTGGTACTCCAGATTTTTCGGTGGTTACTGCCGATCGCACTACGGTTTCGTACTCGCCCTTGGCTGCCGGCTGGGATTGTCAAGATTGAAGCCAAGAATGTTGAAGTATTAGCTGAACTATATCAACAATTTCAGGCTGGAAAAATTCGCTTTTTGTTGGCATTTCGCCACCCAGAGGTGGAAGATCCTCTCTGTATGCTGTATTTGCTTTCTCGGATTGTGCCACAAGTTGCTCGTCAAAAAGGTATTACACTAAAACCCCTGGTTCACAGCTATTTTCTTTATGACCGAGGTATGACAGTTTGGGCTGGAAAGTGGCTAGGTTGGCTGTTCTCTCTGCTGGGGGGTGTGCCCGTTCGTCGTGGTAGGCGACTAGATCGGCAAGCTATCCAAAATGCAAGGGAGTTGTTTGCTAATGGCGAACTTCCGATCGCAGTGGCACCGGAAGGCGGTACTAATGGTCATAGTGGCATTGTTAGCCCCTTAGAACCTGGTGTTGCTCAAATGGGGTTCTGGTGTGTAGAAGACTTAGAAAAAGCTAACCGTTCTGAGACTGTGATCGTTGTACCGATCGCCATCCAGTATCGCTACGTTGAGCCACCTTGGTCTAAGATAGATTGGCTATTGAGTAAGTTAGAAGCTGATAGTGGCTTGAAAGTTTTGGAAATTGATTCGGGCAATAGCGAAGAGATTTACTATCAACGCCTCTGTAGGTTAGCTGAATATCTGATTACCGAGATGGAAGAGTTTTATCGTCGCTTCTATCATCAAGATATCCCCAAAAGCATCTCAACTGATGAATCTGCTAGTGCTAATCAGGTATTAATTGCCCGACTTCATTGCTTACTGGATAAAGCTTTGCAAGTTACCGAGCAATATTTTGGAGTTCAAGCGCAGGGTAATTTTATTGACCGCTGTCGCCGTTTGGAAGAGGCTGGCTGGAGTTACATTTACCGAGACGATTTGCCAGATATCAATGCTTTACCACCCTTCAAACGCGGTTTGGCAGACTGGATTGCAGAAGAAGCCGACTTGCGAATGCGGCACATGCGGATAGTAGAAAGTTTTGTTGCAGTCACAGCTACTTATATTCAGGAACAACCAACGGCGGAACGGTTTGCAGAAACAGCTTTGCTTGTATTCGATATGCTTTCTCGAATTCAGGATACAACACTTCCGGGGCGACCTCGCTTAGGTTTGCGACAGACACAAATCACTGTGGGAGAGCCAATTTCAGTTACAGAACGCTTCAGAAATTGTCAGGGCGATCGCCAAGCATCTAGACAGGCCGTGAGCGATTTGACACAAGATTTGCAAATCGCTTTAGAGAAGATGATTAGATAA
- a CDS encoding DUF2127 domain-containing protein, translated as MEKRPLGLVAIVLYKSFTALLLIVTSIALLLTLKNYQTLEAFSENYVLEGKSVIIDWLLKKVVNLNPRTLAFSGIGTGIYAIVTATEAVGLWYEKRWAHILVLGLVGISIPPEIYELIRGISPIKTLAFVLNLAVFGYLFRNFPKHPN; from the coding sequence TTGGAAAAGCGTCCATTGGGGTTAGTGGCAATTGTTCTCTACAAATCATTTACCGCCTTGCTGCTTATAGTTACTTCGATCGCTTTATTATTGACATTAAAAAATTATCAAACTCTAGAAGCGTTTTCAGAAAATTATGTTTTAGAAGGTAAATCGGTAATTATTGATTGGCTTTTAAAGAAAGTTGTTAACTTAAATCCTAGAACTTTGGCATTTAGCGGTATCGGAACCGGAATTTATGCTATTGTTACTGCTACAGAAGCCGTTGGTTTATGGTACGAAAAGCGTTGGGCACATATTTTAGTATTGGGACTTGTCGGTATCAGTATTCCACCAGAGATTTATGAATTAATTCGGGGAATATCTCCGATTAAAACATTAGCTTTTGTGTTAAATTTAGCTGTATTTGGCTATTTATTCCGAAATTTTCCTAAACATCCAAACTAA
- the trhO gene encoding oxygen-dependent tRNA uridine(34) hydroxylase TrhO, with protein sequence MKPEKIQVVVALYKFVKLPDFAEKRDPLLSYCQAQGVKGTILLALEGINGTIAGSRQAIDSVLWFLRSDPRLADLESKESYTETPPFERMKVRLKQEIVTLGLPEIDPNEQVGIYVNPQEWNDLIADPEVTVIDTRNDYEVNIGTFQGAENPQTESFREFPDYVRHHLDPTKHKKVALFCTGGIRCEKASSFMLAQGFAEVYHLKGGILKYLQEVPAQESLWEGECFVFDERVAVSHGLEEGSCERCFSCGRPISEEDKGSPKYEQGISCPYCFDSLTEEKRARQQEKWRHYQTQVGNKAAKLLI encoded by the coding sequence ATGAAGCCAGAAAAGATCCAAGTTGTCGTAGCACTGTATAAATTTGTTAAGCTGCCAGATTTTGCCGAGAAACGAGATCCTCTGCTGTCTTACTGCCAAGCGCAAGGTGTCAAGGGGACGATTTTGCTGGCACTTGAAGGGATTAACGGTACAATTGCCGGTTCGCGTCAGGCGATTGACTCAGTTCTCTGGTTTCTGCGTTCTGACCCCCGTCTAGCAGACTTAGAATCTAAAGAGTCCTATACCGAAACCCCACCTTTTGAGCGGATGAAGGTGCGGTTGAAGCAAGAAATTGTCACTTTGGGGTTGCCAGAAATCGACCCAAATGAGCAAGTTGGCATCTATGTCAATCCCCAAGAATGGAATGATTTAATTGCCGATCCAGAAGTAACCGTGATTGACACGCGCAATGATTATGAGGTGAATATCGGTACTTTCCAAGGGGCAGAAAATCCCCAAACTGAATCATTCCGCGAATTTCCCGATTATGTGCGCCACCATCTCGACCCAACTAAACACAAAAAGGTTGCTCTGTTTTGTACAGGTGGCATTCGCTGTGAAAAAGCTTCATCCTTCATGCTTGCCCAAGGCTTTGCAGAAGTCTATCATCTCAAAGGCGGCATTCTTAAGTATTTGCAGGAAGTTCCAGCACAAGAAAGTTTATGGGAAGGAGAATGTTTTGTTTTTGATGAGCGGGTAGCCGTTAGTCATGGATTAGAAGAAGGAAGTTGTGAGCGGTGCTTCAGTTGTGGGCGTCCGATTTCTGAGGAAGATAAAGGGTCTCCCAAATATGAGCAAGGTATCTCTTGTCCCTACTGTTTCGATAGCCTTACCGAGGAGAAAAGAGCGCGTCAGCAGGAAAAATGGCGCCACTACCAAACCCAAGTTGGTAACAAAGCTGCTAAATTACTGATATAG
- a CDS encoding molybdenum cofactor guanylyltransferase has translation MTSRSKLSAIVLAGGKSSRMGHDKALIPIQAVPLLQRVCGIAQSCADTVYVVTPWPERYQELFLPGCKFIQEVPLSGESLAHGPLVGFAQGLAEVETDWVLLLACDLPRLRVEVLQDWASRLDSVGDNAIAALACHPKGWEPLCGFYRRRCLPQLLEFINQGERSFQQWLRQYPVEVLPLAEPEMLFNCNTPEDLALS, from the coding sequence ATGACGAGCCGAAGCAAATTAAGCGCGATTGTATTAGCCGGCGGTAAGAGTTCTCGGATGGGTCACGATAAAGCCTTGATTCCCATTCAAGCGGTACCATTGTTGCAGCGAGTTTGTGGGATTGCTCAAAGCTGCGCTGATACTGTTTATGTAGTAACTCCCTGGCCAGAACGCTATCAAGAATTATTTTTGCCTGGTTGTAAGTTTATTCAGGAAGTACCTTTATCTGGAGAATCTTTAGCTCACGGGCCTCTAGTTGGGTTTGCTCAAGGATTAGCCGAAGTAGAGACAGATTGGGTGCTGTTGCTAGCTTGCGATTTACCAAGATTGCGGGTTGAGGTGTTGCAAGATTGGGCAAGTAGACTTGATAGCGTGGGAGATAATGCGATCGCAGCTTTAGCTTGTCATCCAAAAGGCTGGGAACCTCTGTGTGGTTTCTATCGCCGTCGCTGTTTGCCACAACTCCTAGAGTTTATCAACCAAGGGGAGCGATCGTTTCAGCAGTGGCTTCGGCAATATCCGGTAGAAGTTTTGCCCTTAGCAGAACCAGAAATGCTGTTTAACTGTAATACACCAGAAGACTTGGCTTTAAGTTGA
- a CDS encoding thioredoxin domain-containing protein — protein MTNRLAEAKSLYLRKHAENPIDWWPWCDEALATARAQNKPIFLSIGYSSCHWCTVMEGEAFSDIAIADYMNTNYLPIKVDREERPDLDSIYMQALQMMSGQGGGWPLNIFLSPEDLVPFYAGTYFPVDPRYGRPGFLQVLQALRRYYDTEKADLQQRKALIVESLLTSAVLQDGTTDELEDHELLSQGWETSTGVITPNQSGNSFPMIPYTELALRGTRFNFESRYDGKQVCTQRGLDLALGGIYDHVAGGFHRYTVDPTWTVPHFEKMLYDNGQIVEYLASLWSTGVQEPAFERAVAGTVQWLKREMTAPEGYFYAAQDADSFTESTAVEPEEGAFYVWSYSELQQLLTPEELTQLQQQFTVTPNGNFEGRNVLQRSHSDKLSATLETSLSKLFTARYGVNSESLETFPAARNNQEAKTTNWPGRIPSVTDTKMIVAWNSLMISGLARAAGVFQQPLYLELAAQAANFILENQFVGGRFQRLNYQGEPTVLAQSEDYALFVKALLDLQASNPEHEQWLENAIAIQDEFNEFLWSVELGGYNNTSSDFSQDLIVRERSYADNATPSANGIAIANLVRLALLTDNLDYLDLAELGLKAFRSVMHRAPQACPSLFTALDWYRNSTLIRSTTEQINALIPKYLPAAVFAITSDFPEGSIGLVCQGLKCLAPAESVEHLLQQVQKSLNRA, from the coding sequence ATGACTAATCGCCTTGCTGAAGCTAAGAGCCTCTATCTCCGCAAACACGCCGAAAACCCAATTGATTGGTGGCCTTGGTGTGATGAAGCACTTGCAACTGCAAGGGCGCAAAATAAACCGATTTTTCTCTCCATTGGCTATTCTAGTTGCCACTGGTGTACTGTCATGGAAGGCGAAGCTTTTTCTGATATTGCGATCGCTGACTACATGAATACTAATTATCTTCCCATCAAAGTAGACAGGGAAGAAAGACCTGACCTCGATAGCATCTATATGCAAGCTTTGCAGATGATGAGCGGCCAAGGGGGTGGTTGGCCTTTAAATATTTTTCTTTCCCCAGAAGATTTAGTGCCGTTTTACGCTGGTACTTATTTCCCTGTAGACCCGCGCTATGGTCGTCCGGGATTTTTGCAGGTGTTGCAAGCGCTTCGCCGTTATTACGATACAGAAAAAGCGGACTTACAACAACGTAAAGCCTTAATTGTTGAGTCTCTGCTCACGTCTGCGGTGTTGCAAGATGGTACAACAGATGAGCTTGAAGACCATGAACTACTGAGCCAAGGTTGGGAAACCAGTACAGGCGTAATTACTCCTAATCAATCTGGCAATAGTTTTCCGATGATTCCCTACACAGAATTAGCACTGCGGGGAACTAGATTTAATTTTGAATCTCGCTATGATGGCAAGCAAGTTTGTACCCAACGAGGACTAGACTTAGCGCTGGGCGGCATTTACGATCATGTAGCTGGTGGTTTTCATCGCTATACTGTTGACCCGACTTGGACAGTACCCCACTTTGAAAAGATGCTCTATGACAATGGACAAATTGTCGAGTATCTGGCTTCTTTATGGAGTACAGGAGTACAAGAGCCAGCCTTTGAGAGGGCGGTTGCTGGAACTGTACAATGGCTGAAGCGGGAAATGACTGCGCCTGAAGGTTACTTCTATGCTGCTCAAGATGCCGATAGCTTCACTGAATCCACGGCGGTAGAACCAGAAGAAGGAGCCTTTTACGTCTGGAGTTACAGCGAATTACAACAACTGTTAACGCCTGAAGAATTAACCCAATTACAACAACAGTTTACGGTGACGCCTAACGGCAACTTTGAAGGACGTAATGTTTTGCAAAGAAGCCATTCAGATAAATTAAGTGCAACGCTAGAAACGTCATTGAGCAAGCTGTTTACCGCTCGTTATGGCGTTAATTCTGAGTCACTAGAAACTTTTCCTGCTGCTCGTAACAACCAGGAAGCAAAAACCACTAACTGGCCAGGTCGCATTCCCTCGGTGACAGATACGAAAATGATTGTCGCCTGGAATAGTTTGATGATTTCAGGGCTGGCTAGGGCTGCTGGGGTTTTCCAACAACCTTTGTACCTGGAATTAGCAGCACAAGCGGCGAATTTTATTTTGGAAAATCAGTTTGTCGGTGGGCGTTTCCAGAGACTCAACTATCAAGGAGAACCAACCGTTTTAGCGCAGTCTGAAGATTACGCTTTGTTTGTTAAAGCTCTCTTGGATTTACAAGCTTCCAACCCTGAGCATGAGCAATGGTTAGAAAATGCGATCGCTATCCAAGATGAATTTAACGAATTTCTCTGGAGTGTAGAATTAGGTGGTTATAATAACACATCAAGCGATTTTAGTCAAGATTTAATTGTTAGAGAGCGTAGTTACGCAGATAATGCGACACCATCAGCCAATGGAATTGCGATCGCAAACCTTGTCCGTCTGGCCCTACTCACCGATAATCTAGATTATTTGGATTTAGCGGAACTTGGTTTGAAAGCTTTTAGAAGTGTAATGCATCGCGCTCCCCAAGCTTGTCCCAGCTTGTTCACAGCTTTGGATTGGTATCGAAACTCTACTTTGATTCGCAGCACCACTGAGCAAATCAACGCTTTGATTCCCAAGTATTTACCGGCAGCTGTGTTTGCCATCACATCTGATTTTCCAGAGGGAAGCATTGGGTTAGTTTGCCAAGGTTTGAAGTGTCTTGCACCAGCAGAAAGTGTTGAGCATTTATTGCAGCAAGTGCAGAAAAGTCTAAATAGGGCATAG